Proteins found in one Halobaculum sp. MBLA0147 genomic segment:
- a CDS encoding transcription factor S: MQFCDDCGSMMVNEDGQMVCTDCGATEEQAAGLSETYESTTEQSTDDVIETEEGLNFEGKPTDDQVHCDECGHEEAYYTFKQTASADEPPTRFFKCVDCGHRWRDYN; encoded by the coding sequence ATGCAGTTTTGCGACGACTGCGGCTCGATGATGGTGAACGAGGACGGCCAGATGGTGTGTACGGACTGTGGGGCGACCGAGGAGCAGGCGGCCGGCCTCTCGGAGACGTACGAGTCGACCACGGAACAGAGCACCGACGACGTGATCGAGACCGAGGAGGGACTCAACTTCGAGGGGAAGCCCACCGACGACCAGGTCCACTGCGACGAGTGCGGCCACGAGGAGGCGTACTACACGTTCAAACAGACCGCCAGCGCCGACGAGCCGCCGACGCGGTTCTTCAAGTGTGTCGACTGTGGCCACCGCTGGCGCGACTACAACTGA
- a CDS encoding PKD domain-containing protein, with translation MSETRHLGGRRRLVVAVVVLAAVGAVGGGAAASGQTGLGHTPSVPGVGAGSGGATVVTATETDQPPVARAGLDQTVPEGRTAYLDAGGSFDPDGEIVAYHWSVTGPDGRVVGLDGGEDARATFTPRSTGTYTARVTVTDDDGATRTDTASVTVVPPPETHSPTRSPTETPNPTASPTPTPTPRPVDTAVPVPGPSPPEDPIGWGAAVRDADTLRRAGTVSGDDCRSDADCRRSVPESRRLPGAVV, from the coding sequence GTGAGTGAGACACGACACCTGGGGGGAAGACGACGCCTCGTCGTCGCCGTGGTCGTACTGGCCGCCGTCGGAGCCGTCGGGGGCGGCGCGGCGGCGAGCGGCCAGACCGGACTCGGACACACGCCGTCGGTGCCGGGAGTCGGTGCCGGATCGGGTGGTGCGACTGTGGTGACGGCCACCGAGACCGACCAGCCACCGGTCGCGCGTGCGGGACTCGACCAGACGGTGCCCGAGGGCCGGACCGCGTACCTCGACGCCGGCGGATCGTTCGACCCGGACGGCGAGATCGTCGCCTACCACTGGTCCGTCACCGGCCCCGACGGGCGGGTAGTCGGCCTCGACGGGGGTGAGGACGCACGTGCGACGTTCACCCCGCGGTCGACCGGCACCTACACCGCACGCGTGACCGTCACCGACGACGACGGAGCGACGCGAACCGACACTGCCAGCGTGACCGTCGTTCCACCGCCCGAGACACACAGTCCGACGAGATCGCCGACCGAGACGCCGAACCCCACGGCGTCACCGACGCCGACCCCGACACCACGGCCGGTCGACACCGCCGTTCCGGTTCCCGGGCCGTCGCCCCCCGAGGACCCGATCGGGTGGGGCGCCGCCGTCCGGGACGCAGACACACTCAGGCGTGCCGGCACGGTCTCCGGCGACGACTGCCGGTCGGACGCCGACTGCCGTCGATCGGTGCCGGAGTCCCGTCGTCTCCCGGGGGCGGTCGTGTGA
- a CDS encoding MTH865 family protein, whose protein sequence is MSDDVEAELREQFTEAFEGADYPVSNQMDLVPALPNGPGTKFEAGDVSLTAMEMAAKLGDEQEFPYDDVETLVDDILEGLENQGVF, encoded by the coding sequence ATGTCCGACGACGTGGAGGCCGAACTCCGTGAACAGTTCACCGAGGCGTTCGAGGGTGCCGACTACCCCGTCTCGAACCAGATGGACCTCGTGCCGGCGCTGCCGAACGGACCGGGCACGAAGTTCGAAGCCGGCGACGTGTCGCTGACCGCCATGGAGATGGCGGCCAAGCTCGGCGACGAACAGGAGTTCCCGTACGACGACGTGGAGACCCTCGTCGACGACATTCTCGAGGGCCTCGAGAACCAGGGCGTCTTCTGA
- a CDS encoding M42 family metallopeptidase, with the protein MTETAFDFDFGLLKDLTETSGVPGYEDRVRELVREELATETDEVRTDAMGNVVGTIYGSDGDAGDDATGAGDTYEVAVAAHMDEIGFMVKHVTDDGFLKLDALGGWDARVLRAQRVTVHTDDGDVTGLIGSVPPHTLDEEQREKEEAVEDVVVDLGRDADEVAELVSVGDLVTMEQSTVRMGETVTGKALDDRICVFAMLEAARRIEEPDVTIHFCATVQEEVGLRGARALGVDVDPDLAVALDVTVASDVPGVDPDKEVTELGEGTAIKLKDSSVITTPKVHRRLRAVAEDESIPHQLEVLPAGGTDTAGFQNTNGAKPVGAISIPTRYLHTVTETANGEDVAATIDLLTAFLRTETGAHDYSL; encoded by the coding sequence GTGACAGAGACAGCGTTCGACTTCGACTTCGGTCTGCTGAAGGATCTCACCGAGACGAGCGGCGTCCCGGGGTACGAGGACCGCGTCCGCGAACTCGTCCGCGAGGAACTCGCGACGGAGACGGACGAGGTACGGACGGACGCGATGGGGAACGTCGTCGGCACGATCTACGGCTCCGACGGCGACGCGGGCGACGACGCGACCGGTGCGGGCGACACCTACGAGGTCGCCGTCGCCGCCCACATGGACGAGATCGGCTTCATGGTGAAACACGTCACCGACGACGGGTTCCTCAAACTCGACGCGCTCGGCGGGTGGGACGCGCGGGTGCTCCGCGCACAGCGCGTCACCGTCCACACCGACGACGGCGACGTGACGGGACTGATCGGCTCGGTCCCGCCCCACACGCTCGACGAGGAGCAGCGCGAGAAGGAGGAGGCCGTCGAGGACGTGGTCGTCGACCTCGGGCGCGACGCCGACGAGGTCGCGGAGCTGGTGAGCGTCGGCGACCTGGTGACGATGGAGCAGTCGACGGTCCGGATGGGCGAGACGGTTACCGGGAAGGCGCTCGACGACCGAATCTGTGTGTTCGCGATGCTGGAGGCGGCCCGCCGGATCGAGGAGCCGGACGTGACGATCCACTTCTGTGCGACGGTCCAGGAGGAGGTCGGCCTCCGCGGTGCGCGCGCCTTGGGTGTCGACGTGGACCCGGACCTCGCCGTCGCGCTCGACGTGACGGTCGCCAGCGACGTGCCGGGTGTCGATCCGGACAAGGAGGTGACGGAACTCGGCGAGGGGACCGCGATCAAGCTCAAAGACTCCTCGGTCATCACGACGCCGAAGGTCCACCGACGGCTGCGCGCGGTCGCCGAGGACGAGTCGATCCCCCACCAACTGGAGGTGTTGCCCGCAGGCGGGACGGACACGGCGGGATTCCAGAACACGAACGGCGCCAAACCCGTCGGCGCGATCTCGATCCCGACGCGGTACCTCCACACCGTCACCGAGACCGCGAACGGCGAGGACGTGGCCGCGACCATCGACCTCCTGACCGCGTTCCTCCGCACGGAGACCGGCGCACACGACTACAGTCTGTAG
- a CDS encoding threonine synthase has protein sequence MDEQTVATTTAFEALRCVDCDASHDPAEVTHRCPACGGILDPEYDLDAVTVTPETLTARPFESMWRYEELLPFPRSAAVSLAEGATPLLECPSLAEEMGVGAVYLKDEGRNPTGTFKDRGQSAAVTAASQHDADEIALNSAGNAGQSAAAYAARADLEAHVFLPDRAGFTQQAMTEVHGGDLRTVAGEITDAGSAYWDAVEGPSDEDTAGTESGGDPEGASWYSTKTFVTPYRHDGKKTMGHEILEQLDFRSPDAVVYPTGGGVGLLGVHKGAHEFRELGFVDDTPALYAAQAEGCAPVVDAWERGADEHEAVPESEITTACNGIAVPDPGASPLLLDAIEESGGGAVATDDHAILDAALTVARTEGIEIGATCAAAVSGAFALADRGAFGADDTVVLLNTGAGNKDVDTLRAHLGERETAGADQTETGA, from the coding sequence ATGGACGAGCAGACGGTCGCGACGACGACGGCCTTCGAGGCGCTCCGGTGTGTCGACTGCGACGCGAGCCACGACCCGGCCGAGGTCACCCACCGCTGTCCGGCGTGTGGAGGAATTCTCGACCCGGAGTACGACCTCGACGCGGTGACGGTGACGCCGGAGACGCTGACGGCGCGCCCGTTCGAGTCGATGTGGCGCTACGAGGAACTGCTCCCGTTCCCCCGGTCGGCGGCCGTCTCGCTCGCCGAGGGAGCGACACCGCTACTGGAGTGTCCGTCACTCGCCGAGGAGATGGGCGTCGGCGCGGTGTACCTCAAAGACGAGGGCCGGAACCCGACGGGGACGTTCAAGGACCGCGGTCAGAGCGCGGCCGTGACCGCCGCGAGCCAGCACGACGCCGACGAGATCGCACTGAACTCCGCCGGTAACGCGGGACAGTCGGCGGCCGCCTACGCGGCGCGTGCCGATCTCGAGGCACACGTGTTCCTCCCCGACAGAGCGGGCTTCACACAGCAGGCGATGACCGAGGTCCACGGCGGCGATCTCCGGACAGTCGCCGGGGAGATCACCGACGCCGGGAGCGCCTACTGGGACGCCGTCGAGGGACCGAGCGACGAGGACACGGCGGGGACGGAGTCGGGAGGCGACCCGGAGGGTGCGTCGTGGTACTCGACGAAGACGTTCGTGACGCCGTACCGACACGACGGCAAGAAGACGATGGGCCACGAGATCCTCGAACAGCTCGACTTCCGGAGCCCCGACGCGGTGGTGTACCCGACCGGTGGCGGCGTCGGTCTCCTCGGCGTTCACAAGGGCGCCCACGAGTTCCGCGAGTTGGGGTTCGTCGACGACACCCCGGCGCTGTACGCCGCGCAAGCGGAGGGGTGTGCGCCGGTCGTCGACGCCTGGGAGCGCGGCGCGGACGAACACGAGGCCGTCCCCGAGTCGGAGATCACCACGGCGTGTAACGGCATCGCGGTGCCGGATCCCGGCGCCTCCCCGCTGCTGCTCGACGCCATCGAGGAGAGCGGCGGTGGGGCGGTCGCGACGGACGACCACGCCATCCTCGACGCCGCGCTCACGGTCGCGCGGACCGAGGGGATCGAGATCGGCGCGACGTGTGCGGCGGCCGTCTCCGGGGCGTTCGCGCTGGCCGACCGCGGTGCGTTCGGCGCGGACGACACGGTCGTCCTGCTCAACACCGGCGCCGGGAACAAGGACGTCGACACGCTCCGTGCCCACCTCGGAGAACGGGAGACGGCGGGCGCGGACCAGACCGAGACGGGCGCGTAA
- a CDS encoding RAD55 family ATPase → MARLPFGVARLDSVLGGGAPPGNSVLIAGESGAGGREFAYTSAAMNALAVSDPELFDLYYGDLEEETEPPEGVHYLSLSAGPDYIERELRYVMDDEIVDSVVDEIEFRDFSPEYFQLSSIPREWYMGEASSLKDLSGGENREEVMGALGEYLSDNAAGNLVVLDSLTELVDAAGGEISWDDVAMLARGLGKAAHSWGCLLLAIVNVDTLTDIEYGQLMDASGGTLEFTWESGGSQRARTMVVKEFRGVLSQLEAENIVQFETEIHDGGLDISDVRKIR, encoded by the coding sequence ATGGCACGGCTCCCGTTCGGTGTCGCGCGCCTCGACTCGGTGCTGGGTGGCGGCGCACCGCCCGGCAACAGCGTCTTGATCGCGGGTGAGTCCGGGGCCGGCGGCCGCGAGTTCGCGTACACGAGTGCCGCGATGAACGCGCTGGCGGTGTCGGACCCCGAACTGTTCGACCTCTACTACGGCGACTTGGAGGAGGAGACGGAACCACCCGAAGGTGTCCACTACCTCTCGCTGTCGGCGGGCCCGGACTACATCGAGCGCGAACTCCGGTACGTCATGGACGACGAGATCGTCGACAGCGTCGTCGACGAGATCGAGTTCCGCGACTTCTCGCCGGAGTACTTCCAACTGTCGAGTATCCCTCGGGAGTGGTACATGGGGGAGGCCTCCTCGCTGAAGGACCTCAGCGGCGGCGAGAACCGCGAGGAGGTGATGGGCGCTCTCGGGGAGTACCTCTCGGACAACGCCGCCGGCAACCTCGTCGTCCTCGACTCGCTGACGGAGTTGGTCGACGCCGCGGGCGGCGAGATCAGTTGGGACGACGTGGCGATGCTCGCCCGCGGGCTCGGCAAGGCCGCCCACTCGTGGGGGTGTCTCCTGTTGGCCATCGTCAACGTGGACACGCTCACCGACATCGAGTACGGGCAGTTGATGGACGCCTCCGGCGGGACGCTGGAGTTCACGTGGGAGTCCGGCGGCTCCCAGCGCGCCCGGACGATGGTGGTCAAGGAGTTCCGTGGTGTGCTCTCGCAGTTGGAGGCCGAGAACATCGTCCAGTTCGAGACGGAGATCCACGACGGCGGGCTCGACATCAGCGACGTGCGGAAGATCCGGTGA